One window from the genome of Variovorax sp. PAMC26660 encodes:
- a CDS encoding YadA-like family protein: MTVAEKIRARDRRGTSRATIAAAATFLGAANMAWAGLSVNDGSLCLAQSGPPQTWTCQVPNRTGGFAIIQGLPDDGSGASPNWPAVATAAATQLGAGALLIGNTATVATAPGSIAVGNGAKATAANALALGNNAVATAANGVALGANSTADRVGMAGQKELFSNTVVNSTQGAVSVGSAGNERQITNVAGGTQATDAVNVRQLQAVQQSAVRYDTNVDGSINHNSVTMGNGGSTGPVAVHNVAPGVAPTDAVNVQQLQSSAASTTAYTDARVNQLGQSIDDIGKKAYAGVAAALAMESAPYIPGKVTYAAGMGHYERQTAVGVSLRKTADSGRWSVTGGASATGRGTLALRVGIGGVWD; this comes from the coding sequence GTGACCGTTGCGGAAAAGATCCGTGCGCGAGACAGGCGCGGCACCTCGCGCGCGACGATCGCGGCCGCCGCCACGTTCCTTGGCGCGGCCAACATGGCATGGGCCGGCCTGAGCGTCAACGACGGATCGCTTTGCCTGGCGCAGAGCGGGCCTCCCCAGACCTGGACCTGCCAGGTCCCCAACCGCACGGGTGGCTTCGCCATCATCCAGGGCCTGCCCGATGACGGGTCGGGTGCGTCGCCGAACTGGCCCGCCGTTGCGACCGCGGCTGCGACCCAGCTCGGAGCCGGTGCGCTGCTGATCGGCAACACGGCCACCGTTGCGACTGCTCCAGGAAGCATCGCCGTGGGCAACGGCGCCAAGGCAACCGCGGCCAACGCCCTCGCCCTCGGCAACAACGCAGTGGCCACGGCCGCCAACGGCGTAGCGCTGGGTGCGAATTCGACGGCCGACCGCGTGGGCATGGCAGGCCAGAAAGAGTTGTTCTCGAACACGGTGGTGAACTCGACGCAGGGCGCTGTGTCGGTGGGCAGCGCAGGCAACGAACGCCAGATCACCAACGTCGCGGGCGGCACGCAGGCCACCGACGCGGTGAACGTGCGCCAACTGCAGGCCGTCCAGCAAAGCGCGGTTCGCTACGACACCAACGTCGACGGCTCCATCAACCACAACAGCGTGACGATGGGCAATGGCGGCTCCACCGGGCCGGTGGCGGTGCACAACGTGGCACCGGGCGTCGCCCCCACCGACGCAGTGAACGTGCAGCAATTGCAGAGCAGTGCAGCAAGCACCACGGCATACACGGATGCCAGGGTCAACCAGCTGGGCCAGTCGATCGACGACATCGGCAAGAAGGCGTACGCCGGGGTCGCCGCGGCCCTGGCGATGGAAAGCGCGCCCTACATTCCGGGCAAGGTGACCTATGCAGCGGGAATGGGGCACTACGAGCGGCAAACCGCGGTGGGAGTCTCCCTGCGCAAGACCGCCGACAGCGGCCGCTGGAGCGTGACCGGTGGCGCATCCGCGACCGGGCGCGGAACCCTCGCCTTGCGTGTCGGCATCGGTGGCGTCTGGGACTGA
- a CDS encoding response regulator transcription factor, giving the protein MRVLLVEDDPMIGEAIHGALKDASYATDWVKEGQTALTTLGCQHYDLVLLDLGLPGKDGLEVLSSIRAKDNPVPLLIITARDGLDDRLRGLDGGADDYVSKPFQMAELLARMRAVLRRKGGTATPVLTNGVVSLDPATKEASVNGGYPVQLSNRELSLLQALLIRPGAILSRSELEDRIYGWGEEVESNAVEYLIHALRRKLGSEIIKNVRGVGWMVSKGA; this is encoded by the coding sequence ATGCGGGTATTGCTGGTCGAAGACGATCCCATGATCGGTGAGGCGATCCACGGCGCATTGAAGGATGCGTCTTATGCCACCGACTGGGTGAAGGAAGGGCAGACCGCCCTCACGACACTGGGTTGCCAGCACTATGACCTGGTTCTGCTCGACCTGGGCCTGCCAGGCAAGGATGGACTGGAGGTGCTGTCTAGCATCCGCGCCAAGGACAACCCGGTTCCTCTACTCATCATCACGGCGCGTGATGGCCTGGATGATCGTCTGCGCGGCCTGGACGGCGGAGCCGACGACTACGTGTCCAAGCCCTTTCAGATGGCAGAACTTCTGGCTCGGATGCGCGCCGTTCTGCGGCGCAAAGGCGGCACGGCTACGCCAGTGCTCACCAATGGCGTGGTGTCGCTCGATCCGGCCACAAAAGAAGCCAGCGTTAACGGTGGCTACCCGGTGCAACTGTCCAACCGGGAGTTATCGCTGCTGCAAGCTTTGCTGATTCGGCCGGGAGCCATCCTTTCGCGCAGCGAACTGGAAGATCGCATCTACGGCTGGGGGGAAGAGGTTGAAAGCAATGCGGTCGAATATTTGATCCATGCACTGCGGCGCAAGCTCGGCAGCGAAATCATCAAGAACGTCAGGGGGGTCGGATGGATGGTCTCAAAAGGCGCTTGA
- a CDS encoding cytochrome b, which yields MRKSPDQYDKLSKAFHWITATIVVTAFVLGPGDFGRIVDGGVDPATRNDIVWHESLGVAVFVLTFLRLIWVAVRPGAPRHQMPTWMLGLSRLVHFALWALLLSLPISALLALGSESHPLTLLGGMRINVFPFVRNSYFSNLADWGEIHKLLGDVIIWLAGIHALAAIYHHIRLKDKVLVSMLP from the coding sequence ATGAGAAAAAGTCCTGATCAGTATGACAAATTAAGCAAAGCCTTTCATTGGATTACGGCGACGATTGTTGTTACAGCATTCGTGTTAGGGCCTGGCGACTTCGGGCGAATAGTTGATGGTGGAGTCGATCCAGCCACACGAAATGACATCGTTTGGCATGAATCTTTGGGTGTCGCCGTATTTGTGCTCACATTCTTGCGCTTGATTTGGGTTGCAGTACGTCCTGGTGCTCCACGACATCAGATGCCTACCTGGATGCTTGGCCTTTCCCGATTGGTGCATTTTGCGCTGTGGGCATTACTTCTTTCGCTGCCGATTTCTGCGCTGCTGGCTCTGGGAAGTGAATCTCATCCTTTGACGTTATTAGGGGGAATGCGAATTAACGTGTTCCCCTTTGTTAGGAATTCTTATTTTTCCAACCTTGCAGATTGGGGCGAGATTCACAAACTGCTTGGTGATGTCATCATATGGTTGGCAGGCATTCATGCACTAGCTGCCATATATCACCACATCAGACTAAAAGATAAAGTTCTTGTCTCGATGCTGCCGTAA
- a CDS encoding YeeE/YedE family protein gives MIVFASLLAGLVFGLGLILSGMANPAKVLGFLDLAGNWDPSLAFVMAGAIAVGALAFALASRRAVSFLGAEMRLPSARHIDRRLVLGSVLFGIGWGVAGFCPGPALVSLGMGGVKALVFVAAMLVGMGVFEVFERRKRALAPHPV, from the coding sequence ATGATTGTTTTCGCCTCGCTTCTCGCCGGCCTGGTCTTTGGCCTCGGCCTCATCTTGTCCGGCATGGCCAACCCGGCCAAGGTGCTCGGCTTCTTGGATCTCGCCGGGAACTGGGACCCCTCCCTGGCCTTCGTCATGGCGGGTGCCATCGCTGTGGGCGCGCTCGCCTTCGCGCTGGCCAGCCGCCGCGCCGTGTCCTTCCTGGGCGCCGAGATGCGACTGCCTTCAGCGCGCCACATTGACCGCCGCCTGGTCCTCGGCAGCGTACTCTTCGGCATTGGTTGGGGCGTCGCCGGCTTCTGCCCAGGCCCGGCCCTCGTGTCCCTCGGAATGGGCGGGGTCAAGGCGCTCGTCTTCGTGGCCGCGATGCTGGTGGGTATGGGCGTTTTCGAGGTTTTCGAACGCCGCAAGCGCGCGCTCGCGCCTCATCCTGTCTGA
- a CDS encoding YXWGXW repeat-containing protein, whose protein sequence is MRITNILLAATLAASALPVLAQVSVNINVPGIVQLPPPAPRYESLPRPRPGQVWVPGYWQWNERAYAWHPGYFVAARPNYAYAPGEWVRDDGGWRWREGNWRRAERRERREHDRYDDHDGDGDRPGGHHCPPGQAKKGRC, encoded by the coding sequence ATGAGGATCACCAACATTCTGCTGGCCGCCACGTTGGCTGCATCGGCCTTGCCCGTTCTGGCACAGGTATCCGTCAACATCAACGTGCCTGGCATCGTGCAACTGCCCCCGCCGGCCCCTCGCTACGAAAGTCTGCCACGCCCCAGGCCTGGTCAGGTCTGGGTGCCGGGTTATTGGCAATGGAACGAGCGCGCCTACGCGTGGCATCCCGGGTATTTTGTTGCTGCACGGCCGAACTACGCCTATGCGCCGGGTGAATGGGTGCGCGACGATGGTGGCTGGCGTTGGAGGGAGGGCAACTGGCGCCGCGCAGAACGCCGGGAAAGACGTGAGCATGACCGTTACGACGACCACGACGGCGACGGCGACCGTCCCGGCGGCCATCATTGCCCTCCGGGACAGGCTAAGAAAGGCCGTTGCTAA
- a CDS encoding ArsR/SmtB family transcription factor encodes MKPSPLVIDPEALRGAAGKAVGALKVLANEDRLLLLCQLSQGEMCVSDLEQALGIHQPTLSQQLGVLRNEGVVQTRREGKSIFYSVADPSTLEILELLYRLYCPKEE; translated from the coding sequence ATGAAGCCTTCGCCCCTCGTCATCGATCCCGAAGCCCTGCGCGGCGCTGCCGGCAAGGCGGTCGGCGCCCTCAAGGTGCTCGCCAACGAAGATCGTTTGCTCTTGCTGTGCCAACTCTCGCAAGGCGAGATGTGCGTGAGCGACCTCGAGCAGGCGCTGGGCATTCACCAGCCGACCCTTTCGCAGCAACTCGGTGTGCTGCGCAACGAGGGGGTGGTCCAGACGCGTCGCGAGGGCAAGAGCATCTTCTACAGCGTGGCCGACCCGTCGACGCTCGAAATACTCGAGCTTCTCTACCGTCTCTACTGTCCAAAGGAAGAATGA
- a CDS encoding MBL fold metallo-hydrolase, whose amino-acid sequence MATRTTTQGFFDPGTWTVSYVVWDHAMQRAAVIDPVLDYDFKSGHTGTASADRLLAYVRDKGLQVDWILETHAHADHLSGARYVQGQVGGQIAIGENIRAVQATFKKLYNLERSFLPDGTQFDHLFGDGETFKIGEVEATALLVPGHTPADMAYLVDGCVFVGDTLFMPDVGSARADFPGGDARQLFASMHRLLDLPPETAMYVCHDYPPASRSPRWQTTVAEQRAHNVHVHDGVSEDAFVAMRTARDATLDVPTLILPSIQVNVRGGQLPPPDDNGVAYLRIPLNALAVHPLVGSK is encoded by the coding sequence ATGGCGACCCGCACGACGACCCAAGGCTTCTTCGATCCCGGTACCTGGACGGTTTCTTACGTCGTCTGGGACCATGCAATGCAGCGCGCTGCTGTTATCGACCCTGTTCTGGACTACGACTTCAAGTCGGGGCACACGGGCACGGCTTCGGCTGATCGACTGCTGGCCTATGTGCGGGACAAGGGCCTGCAGGTCGACTGGATTCTGGAAACCCATGCGCACGCCGATCACCTGTCCGGGGCGCGCTACGTCCAAGGGCAGGTCGGCGGCCAGATCGCCATCGGCGAGAACATCCGCGCCGTTCAGGCGACCTTCAAGAAGCTCTACAACCTCGAGCGCAGCTTCCTGCCGGACGGCACCCAGTTCGACCACCTCTTCGGGGACGGAGAGACTTTCAAGATTGGCGAGGTAGAGGCCACTGCGTTGCTGGTGCCGGGCCACACTCCAGCAGACATGGCTTACCTAGTGGACGGCTGCGTCTTTGTCGGCGATACGCTCTTCATGCCCGACGTTGGCAGCGCACGTGCGGATTTTCCCGGCGGCGATGCGCGCCAGCTGTTCGCTTCGATGCACCGACTGCTGGACCTGCCACCCGAGACTGCGATGTATGTCTGCCACGACTATCCGCCCGCATCTCGATCGCCACGCTGGCAGACCACTGTCGCGGAGCAGCGCGCCCATAACGTCCACGTACACGACGGCGTCAGCGAGGACGCTTTCGTCGCCATGCGGACGGCTCGTGACGCCACCCTGGATGTTCCGACGCTCATCCTTCCGTCGATTCAGGTGAACGTGCGCGGCGGGCAGCTTCCGCCCCCGGACGATAACGGGGTCGCCTACCTTCGCATTCCGCTAAATGCGCTTGCTGTTCATCCGCTGGTTGGTTCAAAGTAA
- a CDS encoding YeeE/YedE family protein: MSIDWNHFTPLAALAGGVLIGIAAAMFALLNGRIAGISGVLGGLLRSVKGDRAWRIAFVLGLIGAPAVYLLVTVLPKPQIDAGYGALILAGLLVGIGTRYGSGCTSGHGVCGLSRMSLRSLVATAAFMGAGFVTVFVTRHLLGI; this comes from the coding sequence ATGTCCATCGACTGGAACCACTTCACGCCACTCGCCGCACTGGCCGGTGGCGTGCTCATCGGCATCGCGGCGGCGATGTTTGCATTGCTCAATGGCCGCATCGCCGGAATCAGTGGCGTGCTTGGTGGCCTGCTCAGGTCGGTCAAAGGCGATCGCGCCTGGCGCATTGCCTTCGTCCTGGGTCTGATCGGCGCGCCCGCAGTCTACTTGCTGGTGACGGTGCTGCCCAAGCCACAGATTGATGCCGGTTATGGCGCGCTGATCTTGGCCGGGTTGCTCGTGGGCATTGGTACGCGCTACGGCTCCGGTTGCACCAGTGGCCACGGCGTCTGCGGCCTCTCCCGCATGTCGCTTCGCTCGCTCGTCGCCACTGCCGCATTCATGGGCGCTGGCTTCGTCACAGTGTTCGTCACGCGTCATCTACTCGGTATCTGA
- a CDS encoding Tn3 family transposase, whose amino-acid sequence MSTYAYRFVGRESLPSRLTEFDLEQFFQLTVEDVEAIRERFRVPHRGAAALQLLFLRASGRPLDRFAALPRNLLAYVSQKLATPALSIASLRSLYQRRPTLYEHQLWTRNHLGLSDLGGAAEAEVTALLHLQAAEASHADDLVTAANHWLYDHRILIPGERRVRDWARDAFATVEAGILKTITAAVPTPALKRCRDSAYSLRPDGIATHLEWLKTPPKRDGPSTFAETLDKIRYLKSLAVHEWALEKLALAKQRAYAQQVQGRRPAKTRELKESRQTIELVCFLHVSLLEFTDVVMHQSSRRSQKLFRDAAQKALAIRGKPDTVARQQATIAREVLRDTTKTWQARGLEADRLLSELLDVPHKSFSSQVRQALSADHQRVAAFLGGMEGLAFGGQSNDAGFQQWTAWRELRDTKASELPADFSLPDVGPAWRELVRDADPKRGLQAFAACTMMSMRKSLRSGAAWIDHSLSFRSRDQMLISPEEWARNRDRYIALLGAPAKVDDLLERLQDNLRAGVAAVAEACEKGKVEIGADGMLHLPPVSALPDDGEPRRMRELIYKWIGDVQFPDLLLEIDALCNFSEALLGHRAQTVAELLALYAALLAHGTDIDAKSVAAMIPGLDMPKVSVAMRALETHGRLRRANERVVEFQGRIPMAAHWGSGEKASSDMMALDASRHLWNARVDPRRRTFAVGIYTHILDRWGISYDQPIVHNERQAGVAVNGVEQHNRSQDRIRLSLLAVDTHGYTNPAMAVAKLLGFDLCPRLRDLSERKLHLPTGFEAPEGIERVTVKRVSLKAIRAGWDELLRVIASVRIGKIDANLALRYLGSAAKGDPAYKAADHLGRLLRSIFLCDYITIEDFRREIHTLLSRGESVHLLQRAVYTGKLPTERGRRGDEMKAISGSHALLTNIVLAWNTHRMNDVVERLRKDAMAIDDAWLRRIGPVHFGHINFRGTFKFAIERYAQALLQRAPEVAPSRRAA is encoded by the coding sequence ATGTCCACGTACGCCTATCGGTTCGTCGGCCGGGAGAGCTTGCCCAGTCGACTGACGGAATTCGATCTCGAGCAGTTCTTTCAACTCACAGTTGAAGACGTCGAGGCCATCCGAGAGCGTTTCAGGGTGCCACATCGGGGTGCCGCCGCACTTCAACTTCTGTTCTTGCGCGCGTCGGGCCGCCCACTGGATCGTTTCGCGGCGCTACCACGCAACCTGCTGGCGTACGTTTCCCAAAAACTTGCCACGCCGGCCCTGTCCATTGCCAGCCTGCGCAGCCTGTATCAACGCCGCCCGACTCTGTATGAGCATCAATTGTGGACTCGGAACCACCTGGGCCTGAGCGACCTGGGCGGGGCCGCAGAGGCCGAAGTCACGGCTTTGCTCCACTTGCAAGCGGCCGAGGCCTCGCACGCCGACGATCTGGTCACCGCGGCCAACCATTGGCTCTACGATCACCGCATCCTGATTCCCGGGGAACGCCGAGTGCGCGACTGGGCACGCGATGCCTTCGCAACTGTCGAGGCCGGGATCCTCAAAACCATCACCGCCGCTGTGCCGACGCCAGCACTGAAACGCTGCCGGGACTCCGCCTACAGCCTGCGCCCTGACGGCATTGCCACTCACCTCGAATGGCTCAAGACCCCACCCAAACGGGACGGCCCCAGCACCTTCGCCGAAACCCTTGACAAGATCCGCTACCTCAAGTCCTTGGCCGTGCACGAATGGGCCCTGGAGAAACTTGCTCTGGCCAAGCAGCGGGCCTATGCCCAGCAGGTCCAGGGCCGCCGTCCGGCCAAGACGCGTGAACTCAAGGAATCGCGTCAGACCATTGAGCTCGTGTGCTTCCTGCATGTGAGCCTGCTCGAATTCACCGACGTGGTGATGCATCAGAGCAGCCGGCGCAGCCAGAAGCTGTTTCGGGATGCCGCGCAAAAGGCCCTGGCCATCCGGGGCAAGCCCGACACCGTGGCGCGTCAACAAGCGACCATCGCTCGCGAAGTCCTGCGCGACACGACCAAGACCTGGCAAGCGCGAGGCCTTGAAGCCGATCGGCTGTTGAGCGAACTGCTGGACGTTCCGCACAAGAGCTTTTCCTCTCAGGTGCGCCAGGCGCTGTCCGCGGACCACCAGCGCGTTGCCGCCTTCCTCGGCGGCATGGAAGGCCTGGCGTTCGGTGGTCAGTCCAACGACGCGGGCTTCCAGCAATGGACCGCCTGGCGCGAGCTTCGGGACACGAAGGCCAGTGAACTGCCGGCGGACTTCAGCTTGCCCGACGTCGGCCCCGCCTGGCGCGAACTGGTGCGCGATGCCGATCCCAAGCGCGGCCTGCAGGCCTTCGCCGCCTGCACCATGATGTCCATGCGCAAGAGCTTGCGTAGCGGCGCGGCCTGGATCGACCATTCCCTGAGTTTTCGCTCACGCGATCAGATGCTCATTTCGCCCGAGGAGTGGGCCCGGAACCGGGACAGGTACATCGCCTTGCTCGGCGCGCCAGCCAAGGTCGACGACTTGCTCGAGCGGCTGCAGGACAACCTGCGCGCCGGCGTCGCCGCAGTCGCTGAAGCCTGCGAGAAAGGCAAGGTCGAGATTGGCGCCGACGGCATGCTGCACCTGCCTCCGGTCAGTGCGTTGCCCGACGACGGCGAGCCGCGCCGCATGCGCGAGTTGATCTACAAATGGATCGGCGATGTGCAGTTCCCTGACCTCCTACTGGAGATCGATGCCTTGTGCAACTTCAGCGAAGCGCTGCTGGGTCACCGGGCCCAGACCGTGGCCGAACTGCTTGCCTTGTACGCCGCCTTGCTCGCCCACGGCACGGACATCGATGCCAAGAGCGTGGCTGCCATGATTCCGGGCTTGGACATGCCCAAGGTCTCCGTGGCGATGCGCGCACTGGAGACCCACGGCCGCCTGCGGCGCGCGAATGAACGGGTGGTCGAATTCCAGGGCCGCATTCCGATGGCCGCACACTGGGGCAGCGGCGAGAAGGCCTCTTCGGACATGATGGCGCTGGATGCTTCACGCCACCTGTGGAACGCCCGTGTCGATCCGCGCCGGCGCACCTTTGCCGTGGGCATCTACACCCACATCCTGGATCGCTGGGGCATCAGCTACGACCAGCCCATCGTGCACAACGAGCGCCAGGCCGGGGTGGCAGTCAACGGCGTCGAGCAGCACAACCGCAGCCAGGACCGCATCCGGCTGTCTTTGCTGGCGGTGGACACCCACGGCTATACGAATCCGGCCATGGCGGTCGCCAAACTGCTCGGCTTCGATCTGTGCCCCAGACTGCGGGACCTCTCCGAACGCAAGCTGCACCTGCCGACCGGGTTCGAAGCTCCCGAAGGCATCGAGCGGGTGACAGTCAAACGGGTATCGCTCAAGGCCATACGTGCCGGCTGGGACGAACTGCTGCGGGTGATCGCCTCGGTGCGCATCGGCAAGATCGACGCCAATCTCGCATTGCGCTACCTTGGCAGCGCAGCCAAGGGCGATCCGGCCTACAAGGCCGCCGACCACCTGGGCCGGCTGCTGCGCAGCATCTTTCTTTGCGACTACATCACCATCGAGGACTTCCGGCGCGAGATTCATACGCTGCTCAGCCGCGGCGAGTCGGTCCACCTGCTGCAGCGCGCCGTCTACACCGGCAAGCTGCCCACCGAGCGCGGCCGTCGGGGCGACGAGATGAAGGCCATCTCGGGCTCGCACGCGCTGCTCACCAACATCGTGTTGGCCTGGAATACACACCGCATGAACGACGTGGTGGAGCGCCTGCGCAAGGACGCCATGGCCATTGACGATGCCTGGCTGCGCCGGATCGGTCCGGTGCACTTCGGGCACATCAATTTCCGGGGGACGTTCAAGTTCGCGATCGAGCGATATGCGCAAGCGCTGCTGCAGCGCGCGCCTGAGGTCGCTCCATCAAGGCGGGCGGCGTGA
- a CDS encoding sensor histidine kinase — protein sequence MDGLKRRLNESVQLKLSFTLSLAILVVAIVAGAFSFLSAFDEAHELQDDVLRQVAQLMDHQRLSPTTPTTDTRLKDADEESRVIVQRLGEANPSASSVDTGGTLPLPTTLADGLHTLEVSGEAFRVLVMTTTAGERIAVAQESGFRNEIARDGALRTVMPLLILAPVLLLIVADLVRKMFRPIAALSKEIDLRGNQELHPVEDRHLPLEVRAFAVAINRLLSRVGESMESQRRFVADAAHELRSPLTALSLQAERLAEAEMSGLARERLTVLRQGIERGRSLLDQLLTLAKAQSATDLPQSPVSVQGIYRRVLEDLMPSAEAKHIDIGVEGTQDAKVWASELDMIAVVKNLVDNAIRYTPEGGRVDLSVDVSDGKVELRIQDNGPGIPLAERDRVFDPFYRTLGSEQIGSGLGLSIVQTTANRIGAQIDLDFSDQAKQTGLSVTVLFPVLTSPPAT from the coding sequence ATGGATGGTCTCAAAAGGCGCTTGAACGAATCAGTTCAGCTCAAGTTGTCCTTCACCCTGTCGCTGGCAATCCTCGTGGTGGCCATCGTGGCAGGCGCATTCTCGTTCCTGTCCGCTTTCGACGAGGCCCACGAGCTACAGGACGACGTACTGCGCCAGGTCGCGCAGCTCATGGATCATCAGCGCCTGTCGCCGACCACGCCGACCACCGATACCCGTCTCAAGGATGCCGATGAAGAGTCGCGCGTGATCGTCCAGCGCTTGGGCGAGGCCAATCCCTCTGCGTCAAGTGTGGATACAGGCGGAACACTCCCGCTCCCGACAACCCTGGCCGATGGGCTGCATACGCTAGAAGTTAGCGGCGAGGCCTTCCGCGTGCTGGTCATGACCACAACTGCCGGCGAACGCATCGCCGTGGCGCAGGAATCCGGCTTTCGCAATGAAATTGCCCGTGATGGGGCGCTACGTACAGTGATGCCTCTCCTGATTCTCGCGCCAGTTTTGCTGCTGATCGTCGCCGACTTGGTACGCAAGATGTTCCGGCCAATTGCTGCGCTATCAAAGGAAATCGACCTGCGTGGCAATCAGGAATTGCACCCCGTCGAAGACCGTCACCTTCCGCTCGAAGTGCGCGCGTTCGCCGTGGCGATCAACCGCCTGCTCTCACGTGTCGGCGAGTCGATGGAATCGCAACGTCGCTTTGTGGCGGACGCCGCGCACGAGCTACGCTCGCCGCTGACCGCGCTTTCGCTGCAAGCGGAACGACTGGCAGAAGCGGAAATGTCCGGCCTGGCACGCGAACGGCTGACAGTGCTGCGCCAAGGCATCGAGCGTGGCCGGAGCCTGTTGGATCAACTTCTGACCTTGGCCAAGGCGCAGTCGGCCACCGACTTGCCGCAGTCGCCGGTATCTGTCCAGGGCATCTATCGCCGCGTGCTGGAAGACCTCATGCCGTCAGCCGAAGCCAAGCACATCGACATCGGTGTCGAAGGCACGCAAGACGCCAAAGTGTGGGCGAGCGAATTGGACATGATCGCTGTGGTCAAGAACCTGGTCGATAACGCGATTCGCTACACGCCAGAGGGAGGGCGGGTCGATCTTTCGGTGGATGTGTCGGACGGGAAAGTCGAACTGCGCATCCAGGACAACGGGCCAGGCATCCCATTGGCCGAACGGGACCGCGTTTTTGATCCTTTCTACCGCACGCTGGGCAGCGAGCAGATTGGCTCGGGCCTGGGGCTGTCTATCGTGCAGACGACTGCCAATCGCATCGGTGCGCAAATTGATCTCGATTTCTCAGATCAAGCGAAGCAAACCGGCTTGAGCGTCACCGTCCTCTTTCCGGTCCTCACATCGCCTCCAGCGACCTAA